One Lysobacter silvisoli DNA window includes the following coding sequences:
- the ctaD gene encoding cytochrome c oxidase subunit I, translating into MAATHPVADHHDDHHAHKQGFIERWFFSTNHKDIGTLYLVFSFIMFIIGAGMSVIIRAELMEPGLQHVSPEFFNQMTTVHALVMIFGGVMPAFVGLANWMIPLQIGAPDMALPRMNNWSFWIMPFAFSVLLVTLFLDGGAPAGGWTLYPPLSLQGGSNVAFAIFAIHMMGISSIMGAINVIATILNMRAPGVDLLKMPIFCWTWLITAFLLIAVMPVLAGAVTMLLTDKFFATSFFNAAGGGDPVMFQHIFWFFGHPEVYIMILPAFGVVSEIIPTFSRKPLFGYQAMVYATASIAFLSFIVWAHHMFTVGMPLGGEIYFMFATMLIAVPTGVKVFNWVTTMWRGSISFESPMLWAIAFVILFTIGGFSGLMLAIVPADFQYHDTYFVVAHFHYVLVTGALFSIIAAVYYWWPKWTGRMYNEKMAKFHFWWTIVFVNLLFFPQHFLGLAGMPRRIPDYNVVFADWNLVSSIGAFGMFLTPFMMLGILWHSKKYGAKAEARSWDSAKGLEWTVPSPAPHHTFSTPPVIRDGDLAHGDITH; encoded by the coding sequence ATGGCTGCCACGCACCCCGTCGCCGATCATCACGATGATCACCACGCCCACAAGCAGGGCTTCATCGAGCGTTGGTTCTTCTCGACCAACCACAAGGACATCGGCACGCTGTATCTGGTGTTCAGCTTCATCATGTTCATCATCGGCGCCGGCATGTCGGTCATCATCCGCGCCGAGCTGATGGAGCCGGGCCTGCAGCACGTCAGCCCCGAATTCTTCAATCAGATGACCACGGTGCACGCCCTGGTCATGATCTTCGGCGGCGTGATGCCGGCCTTCGTCGGCCTGGCCAACTGGATGATCCCGCTGCAGATCGGCGCGCCGGACATGGCGCTGCCGCGCATGAACAACTGGTCCTTCTGGATCATGCCGTTCGCCTTCAGCGTGCTGCTGGTCACCCTGTTCCTGGACGGCGGCGCGCCGGCCGGCGGCTGGACCCTGTACCCGCCGCTGTCGCTGCAGGGCGGTTCCAACGTGGCCTTCGCGATCTTCGCCATCCACATGATGGGCATCAGCTCGATCATGGGCGCGATCAACGTCATCGCCACCATCCTCAACATGCGCGCCCCGGGCGTGGACCTGTTGAAGATGCCGATCTTCTGCTGGACCTGGCTGATCACCGCCTTCCTGCTGATCGCGGTGATGCCGGTGCTCGCCGGCGCGGTGACCATGCTGCTCACCGACAAGTTCTTCGCCACCTCGTTCTTCAACGCGGCCGGCGGCGGCGACCCGGTGATGTTCCAGCACATCTTCTGGTTCTTCGGTCACCCCGAGGTCTACATCATGATCCTGCCGGCGTTCGGCGTGGTGTCGGAAATCATCCCGACCTTCAGCCGCAAGCCGCTGTTCGGCTACCAGGCCATGGTGTACGCGACCGCCTCGATCGCGTTCCTGTCGTTCATCGTGTGGGCGCACCACATGTTCACGGTGGGCATGCCGCTGGGCGGCGAAATCTACTTCATGTTCGCCACCATGCTGATCGCGGTGCCGACCGGCGTGAAGGTGTTCAACTGGGTCACCACCATGTGGCGCGGTTCGATCAGCTTCGAATCGCCGATGCTGTGGGCGATCGCCTTCGTGATCCTGTTCACCATCGGCGGCTTCTCGGGCCTGATGCTGGCGATCGTGCCGGCCGACTTCCAGTACCACGACACCTATTTCGTGGTCGCCCACTTCCACTACGTGCTGGTGACCGGCGCGCTGTTCTCCATCATCGCCGCGGTGTACTACTGGTGGCCGAAGTGGACCGGCCGCATGTACAACGAGAAGATGGCCAAGTTCCACTTCTGGTGGACCATCGTGTTCGTGAACCTGCTGTTCTTCCCGCAGCACTTCCTGGGCCTGGCCGGCATGCCGCGCCGCATCCCGGACTACAACGTGGTCTTCGCCGACTGGAACCTGGTCAGCTCGATCGGCGCCTTCGGCATGTTCCTGACCCCGTTCATGATGCTGGGCATCCTGTGGCACTCGAAGAAGTACGGCGCCAAGGCCGAAGCCCGTTCGTGGGACAGCGCCAAGGGCCTGGAGTGGACCGTGCCGAGCCCGGCGCCGCACCACACCTTCAGCACGCCGCCGGTGATTCGCGATGGCGACCTCGCCCACGGCGACATCACGCACTGA
- the coxB gene encoding cytochrome c oxidase subunit II, producing MKAGRFQQWAVGVAAMALPVLAFAQAADPKPWQLNMGRGVTAQSVNAYEAHMLALWICVAIGILVFGAMAVAMFKFRHSKGAVADKDFTHSTKLEIIWTVVPVVLLVAMAFPATSKLIAMYNTHEGAKMTVKVTGFQWMWKYDYLGEGVSFTSRLDRKSDQLRQSKKTVTQADHEHYLLDVDNVLVLPTDTKIRFVITADDVIHAWWVPALGWKQDAIPGIVNEAWTEIKQPGVYRGQCAELCGKDHGFMPIVVRAVPPAEYQQWLAEQKAKNAPAPAAPAAPAEAAPAAAPAPATAGTPNSDAPTAAAVAG from the coding sequence ATGAAAGCCGGTCGTTTCCAGCAGTGGGCAGTGGGCGTCGCCGCCATGGCGCTGCCGGTCCTTGCATTTGCGCAGGCGGCCGATCCCAAGCCGTGGCAGCTGAACATGGGCCGGGGCGTCACCGCCCAGTCCGTCAACGCCTACGAGGCGCACATGCTGGCGCTGTGGATCTGCGTGGCGATCGGCATCCTGGTGTTCGGCGCCATGGCCGTGGCCATGTTCAAGTTCCGCCACTCCAAGGGCGCGGTCGCGGACAAGGATTTCACCCACAGCACCAAGCTGGAAATCATCTGGACCGTGGTCCCGGTGGTGCTGCTGGTGGCGATGGCCTTCCCGGCCACCAGCAAGCTGATCGCCATGTACAACACCCACGAGGGCGCCAAGATGACCGTCAAGGTCACCGGCTTCCAGTGGATGTGGAAGTACGACTACCTGGGCGAGGGCGTGTCCTTCACCAGCCGCCTGGACCGCAAGAGCGACCAGCTGCGCCAGAGCAAGAAGACCGTCACCCAGGCCGACCACGAGCACTACCTGCTCGACGTCGACAACGTGCTGGTGCTGCCCACCGACACCAAGATCCGCTTCGTGATCACCGCCGACGACGTGATCCACGCCTGGTGGGTGCCGGCGCTGGGCTGGAAGCAGGACGCGATCCCGGGCATCGTCAACGAGGCCTGGACCGAAATTAAGCAGCCGGGCGTGTACCGCGGCCAGTGCGCGGAACTGTGCGGCAAGGACCACGGCTTCATGCCGATCGTGGTGCGCGCGGTGCCGCCGGCCGAGTACCAGCAGTGGCTGGCCGAACAGAAGGCGAAGAACGCGCCGGCTCCGGCCGCGCCCGCCGCTCCGGCCGAAGCCGCTCCGGCGGCCGCCCCGGCTCCGGCCACCGCCGGCACCCCGAACTCCGACGCCCCGACCGCCGCCGCGGTCGCCGGCTGA
- the putA gene encoding bifunctional proline dehydrogenase/L-glutamate gamma-semialdehyde dehydrogenase PutA produces MTYDNASDAADGPPPRALISPELPPAPAAPRAAITAAWVRDEAVHVRRLLEQARLPEADRSAAQATAADLVQRVRARAQDQGAIEAFMRQYDLGSEEGVLLMCVAEALLRIPDQETADKLIRDKLGDADWKRHLGQSDSVLVNASTWGLMLTGKLVDLADDTKRDVHNAFKRLVGRVGEPVIRLAVRQAMRIMGHQFVMGRTIGEALSRSRKGDNASYRYSFDMLGEGALTTKDALRYQEAYRQAIHAIGKSGPAGHFLQHDVFAAPSISVKLSALHPRYEHAKRERVFAELVPRVLELAQLAKSYGIGFTIDAEEADRLEMSLDVIAAAYSDKSLDGWQGYGLAVQAYQKRAPEVIDFLADLARRTGRRIPVRLVKGAYWDSEVKRAQVDGQLGYPVFTRKPNTDVSYLANARRMLEASDAIYPMFATHNAQTIATVHRMAAGRAFEFQKLHGMGDDLYAEVVPADRLDVPCRVYAPVGSHEDLLPYLVRRLLENGANSSFVNRITDEDVAIDELIQDPVETVSAFASIPHPRIPLPADLYRSFGYDRTNSMGVNLANDQQLHSLADQVNAAIKDWRAAPLVPGANAGGPDIAVTNPADRRETVGQWRAADSATVELALKNAVAAQEAWDATPAASRAAILEHAAQLLEDRMPQYLALCTKEAGKTIPDGVAEVREAVDFLRYYGAQARKLFAPEALPGPTGESNTLHLSGRGVFVCISPWNFPLAIFLGQVSAALAAGNSVIAKPAEQTNLIGYYAVKLLHEAGVPEAVLQFLPGDGATVGAALTRDPRVAGVAFTGSTDTARAINRALAARDAAIGVLIAETGGQNALIADSSSLPEQLVKDAIGSAFTSAGQRCSAARVLFVQDDIADKVVQMLAGAMAELKVGDPGLLSTDVGPVIDADALKMLDDHAARMDKEASKIAEVALDADAAHGSYFAPRAYALKSLDQLTKEVFGPVLHVIRWKADQLDAVIDAINATGYGLTLGIHSRIDETIERISARVKVGNCYVNRNQIGAVVGVQPFGGQNLSGTGPKAGGPHYLPRFTTEKTITVNTTAAGGNASLLTLGD; encoded by the coding sequence ATGACCTACGACAACGCCTCCGATGCCGCCGACGGCCCGCCGCCGCGCGCGCTGATCAGCCCCGAACTGCCCCCGGCCCCGGCCGCCCCGCGCGCGGCCATCACCGCCGCCTGGGTCCGCGACGAAGCCGTCCACGTGCGCCGCCTGCTGGAACAGGCGCGGCTGCCCGAGGCCGACCGCAGCGCCGCCCAGGCCACCGCCGCCGACCTGGTCCAGCGGGTGCGCGCCCGCGCCCAGGACCAGGGCGCGATCGAAGCCTTCATGCGCCAGTACGACCTGGGCAGCGAGGAAGGCGTGCTGCTGATGTGCGTGGCCGAGGCCCTGCTGCGCATTCCGGACCAGGAAACGGCCGACAAGCTGATCCGCGACAAGCTCGGCGACGCCGACTGGAAGCGCCACCTGGGCCAGTCCGACTCGGTCCTGGTCAACGCCTCCACCTGGGGCCTGATGCTGACCGGCAAGCTGGTCGACCTGGCCGACGACACCAAGCGCGACGTGCACAACGCCTTCAAGCGCCTGGTCGGCCGCGTCGGCGAGCCGGTGATCCGCCTGGCCGTGCGCCAGGCGATGCGCATCATGGGCCACCAGTTCGTGATGGGCCGCACCATCGGCGAGGCCCTGTCGCGCTCGCGCAAGGGCGACAACGCCAGCTATCGCTATTCCTTCGACATGCTCGGCGAAGGCGCGCTGACCACCAAGGACGCGCTGCGCTACCAGGAGGCCTACCGCCAGGCCATCCACGCCATCGGCAAGAGCGGCCCGGCCGGCCACTTCCTGCAACACGACGTGTTCGCCGCGCCCAGCATCTCGGTCAAGCTCTCGGCGCTGCACCCGCGCTACGAGCACGCCAAGCGCGAACGCGTGTTCGCCGAACTGGTGCCGCGCGTGCTGGAGCTGGCGCAGCTGGCCAAGAGCTACGGCATCGGCTTCACCATCGACGCCGAAGAGGCCGACCGCCTGGAAATGTCGCTGGACGTGATCGCCGCGGCCTATTCGGACAAGTCGCTGGACGGCTGGCAGGGCTACGGCCTGGCCGTGCAGGCCTACCAGAAGCGCGCGCCGGAGGTGATCGACTTCCTCGCCGACCTGGCCCGCCGCACCGGCCGCCGCATCCCGGTGCGCCTGGTCAAGGGCGCGTACTGGGACAGCGAGGTCAAGCGCGCCCAGGTCGACGGCCAGCTCGGCTACCCGGTGTTCACGCGCAAGCCCAACACCGACGTGTCCTACCTGGCCAACGCCCGGCGCATGCTCGAGGCCAGCGACGCGATCTACCCGATGTTCGCCACCCACAACGCGCAGACCATCGCCACCGTGCACCGCATGGCCGCCGGGCGCGCGTTCGAGTTCCAGAAACTGCACGGCATGGGCGACGACCTCTACGCCGAGGTGGTGCCGGCCGACCGCCTGGACGTGCCCTGCCGCGTGTACGCGCCGGTGGGCTCGCACGAGGATCTGCTGCCCTACCTGGTGCGCCGCCTGCTCGAGAACGGCGCCAACTCCAGCTTCGTCAACCGCATCACCGACGAAGACGTGGCCATCGACGAGCTGATCCAGGACCCGGTGGAAACCGTGTCCGCCTTCGCCAGCATTCCCCACCCGCGCATTCCGCTGCCGGCCGATCTGTACCGCAGCTTTGGTTACGACAGGACCAACTCCATGGGCGTCAATCTCGCCAACGACCAGCAACTGCACTCCCTGGCCGACCAGGTCAACGCCGCGATCAAGGACTGGCGCGCCGCGCCGCTGGTGCCCGGCGCCAATGCCGGCGGTCCCGACATCGCCGTGACCAACCCGGCCGACCGCCGCGAGACCGTGGGCCAGTGGCGCGCGGCCGACAGCGCCACCGTCGAGCTGGCGCTCAAGAACGCGGTGGCCGCGCAGGAAGCCTGGGACGCGACTCCGGCCGCCAGCCGCGCCGCGATCCTGGAGCACGCCGCGCAGCTGCTGGAAGACCGCATGCCGCAGTACCTCGCGCTGTGCACCAAGGAAGCCGGCAAGACCATTCCCGACGGCGTGGCCGAAGTGCGCGAGGCGGTGGACTTCCTGCGCTACTACGGCGCCCAGGCGCGCAAGCTGTTCGCGCCCGAAGCGCTGCCCGGCCCCACCGGCGAGTCCAACACCCTGCACCTGTCCGGCCGCGGCGTGTTCGTCTGCATCAGCCCCTGGAACTTCCCGCTGGCGATCTTCCTGGGCCAGGTGTCGGCGGCGCTGGCCGCCGGCAACAGCGTGATCGCCAAGCCGGCCGAGCAGACCAACCTGATCGGCTACTACGCGGTCAAGCTGCTGCACGAAGCCGGCGTGCCCGAGGCGGTGCTGCAGTTCCTGCCCGGCGACGGCGCCACCGTCGGCGCCGCGCTCACCCGCGACCCGCGCGTGGCCGGCGTGGCCTTCACCGGCTCCACCGACACCGCGCGCGCGATCAACCGCGCCCTGGCCGCGCGCGACGCCGCCATCGGCGTGCTGATCGCCGAAACCGGCGGTCAGAACGCGCTGATCGCCGACTCGTCCTCGCTGCCCGAGCAGCTGGTCAAGGACGCCATCGGTTCGGCCTTCACCTCCGCCGGCCAGCGCTGCTCGGCCGCGCGCGTGCTGTTCGTGCAGGACGACATCGCCGACAAGGTGGTGCAGATGCTGGCCGGCGCCATGGCCGAGCTCAAGGTCGGCGACCCCGGCCTGCTGTCCACCGATGTGGGCCCGGTGATCGACGCCGACGCACTGAAGATGCTCGACGACCACGCCGCGCGCATGGACAAGGAAGCGAGCAAGATCGCCGAGGTCGCGCTGGACGCCGACGCCGCGCACGGCAGCTACTTCGCCCCGCGCGCCTACGCGCTCAAGTCGCTGGACCAGCTGACCAAGGAAGTGTTCGGCCCGGTGCTGCATGTGATCCGCTGGAAGGCCGATCAGCTCGACGCGGTCATCGACGCGATCAACGCCACCGGCTACGGCCTGACCCTGGGCATCCACTCGCGCATCGACGAGACCATCGAGCGCATCAGCGCGCGGGTCAAGGTCGGCAACTGCTACGTCAACCGCAACCAGATCGGCGCGGTGGTCGGCGTGCAGCCCTTCGGCGGCCAGAACCTGTCCGGCACCGGCCCCAAGGCCGGCGGCCCGCACTACCTGCCGCGCTTCACCACCGAGAAGACCATCACCGTCAACACCACGGCGGCCGGCGGCAACGCCTCGCTGCTGACGCTGGGCGACTGA
- a CDS encoding SprB repeat-containing protein — protein sequence MDLAIRPERYSRSGGFTVPAVSLRWLLAALAVLLALLPVRSVQAQAWLLTAAERKTYQQYYAPVILQRAEENSSKPGRDWISNYDFDRDGNFANNRYTWPNLLSQYIYASQTRSGAYSNWRIRPTLYSSAVEFMDGNSKALLLLYHVYHPVDKKANEIHDWERIEIVVRGVGGTPGAGGEYVGHVTITSHKDHVMRSYGSPDLNFMQVADGKHVMIWQADEDNTELGTHGHELHFVQDSYATIATRRTNNNSAEVEVTNDDDKSVHYVWVPETSPSAVSAWGASTIRYDNAFALAAGRDDTVSWSLVKRITYELQDLADVFGGQWSGANWSTNWNSGQTADILLDSPIVDEAGQIEVPAGLQRFYVLSRDTSSSSLTDGRDGVLGKDWLWGAYSAETNADTISGSDKLGGYTGAGRDSYNRNRADASGDYASLNVYWRQHDLLVHSGGIDTREHYEAGQWLLNGWQLAQNGGFDGRWAQVFDDRPAYESVGPFTVGLPVLTRGCGDTIVVTATVSGGVAPYSYSWSNVLWQSADGRSAEIASGATATLVVTTADGQSATRTSRNAVLCEPGGPRR from the coding sequence ATGGATCTGGCTATTCGCCCCGAGCGTTATTCGCGTTCGGGCGGTTTCACCGTACCCGCCGTAAGCCTGCGCTGGCTGCTCGCCGCGCTGGCGGTGCTGCTCGCGCTGCTGCCGGTGCGCAGCGTGCAGGCGCAGGCCTGGCTGCTGACCGCGGCCGAGCGCAAGACCTATCAGCAGTACTACGCGCCGGTGATCCTGCAGCGCGCCGAGGAGAACTCCAGCAAGCCGGGACGCGACTGGATATCCAACTACGATTTCGACCGCGACGGCAATTTCGCCAACAACCGCTACACCTGGCCGAACCTGCTGTCGCAGTACATCTACGCATCGCAGACGCGTTCGGGCGCCTATTCGAACTGGCGCATCCGTCCCACTCTGTATTCGTCGGCGGTCGAGTTCATGGACGGCAACAGCAAGGCCTTGCTGCTGCTGTACCACGTCTATCATCCGGTGGATAAGAAGGCCAACGAGATCCACGATTGGGAGCGCATCGAGATCGTGGTGCGTGGCGTGGGCGGCACGCCCGGCGCCGGCGGCGAGTACGTGGGCCACGTGACCATCACCAGCCACAAAGACCACGTGATGCGCAGCTACGGCAGCCCGGACCTGAACTTCATGCAGGTCGCCGACGGCAAGCACGTGATGATCTGGCAGGCCGACGAGGACAACACCGAGCTGGGCACGCACGGCCACGAGCTGCATTTCGTCCAGGACAGCTACGCCACCATCGCCACGCGCCGCACCAACAACAACTCGGCCGAAGTGGAGGTGACCAACGACGACGACAAGTCGGTGCATTACGTCTGGGTGCCGGAGACCTCGCCCTCGGCGGTGTCGGCCTGGGGCGCGAGCACGATCCGCTACGACAACGCCTTCGCCCTGGCCGCCGGACGCGACGACACGGTGTCGTGGTCGCTGGTCAAGCGCATCACCTACGAACTGCAGGACCTGGCCGACGTGTTCGGCGGGCAGTGGTCGGGCGCGAACTGGTCGACCAACTGGAATTCGGGCCAGACCGCCGACATCCTGCTCGACAGCCCGATCGTCGACGAAGCCGGCCAGATCGAAGTGCCGGCCGGCCTGCAGCGCTTCTACGTGCTCTCGCGCGACACCTCCAGTTCCAGCCTCACCGACGGCCGCGATGGCGTGCTGGGCAAGGATTGGCTGTGGGGCGCGTACTCGGCCGAGACCAATGCCGACACCATCTCCGGTTCGGACAAGCTCGGCGGCTACACCGGCGCCGGCCGCGACAGCTACAACCGCAACCGCGCCGACGCCAGCGGCGACTATGCGTCGCTGAACGTGTACTGGCGCCAGCACGACCTGCTGGTCCACTCCGGCGGCATCGACACGCGCGAGCACTACGAGGCCGGCCAGTGGCTGTTGAACGGCTGGCAGCTGGCCCAGAACGGCGGTTTCGACGGCCGCTGGGCGCAGGTGTTCGACGACCGCCCGGCCTACGAGTCGGTGGGTCCGTTCACCGTGGGCCTGCCGGTGCTCACCCGCGGCTGCGGCGACACCATCGTGGTGACCGCGACGGTCAGCGGCGGCGTCGCGCCGTACAGCTACAGCTGGAGCAACGTGCTGTGGCAGTCCGCCGACGGCCGTTCGGCCGAGATCGCCAGTGGCGCCACGGCGACCCTGGTGGTGACCACCGCCGACGGCCAGAGCGCTACGCGCACCTCGCGCAATGCGGTGCTGTGCGAGCCCGGCGGCCCGCGCCGCTGA
- a CDS encoding MFS transporter, whose translation MSASAPLDQAARRRGLNGLLVYTFLMVTGYAMLMPLVAVHYVDRLGFAAAAVGVALAVRQLTQQGLALLGGLLSDRYGARRMICLGVLLRALGFASLAYAQDLPALLWAMVLSALGGALFEAPYQASIAALTTAETRPRYYAASNWVGGVATTLGPLLGVALLRYDFRVVCLVAAACFAANFVVALVWLPKVEMPEPAPPSRGLGLVWRDRRFVALIALMGLYWFLAVQINLSFPLLAQKLYGGSDGVGLMFAVSAVLTVSLQYVLVRWLERRWSTAQVLVAGVALMSLATGAIGWVSDFAGFLACVAAFALGAVMTRPTQQTLIAGMADPRALGAFLGASSLSLAVGGALGSVAGGWLVDLAGARQWPCLPWLVYCAVGLGCALGLARLFGARAQQAPSAAV comes from the coding sequence ATGAGCGCGAGCGCGCCACTGGACCAGGCCGCGCGCCGGCGCGGCCTCAACGGCCTGCTGGTCTACACCTTCCTGATGGTGACCGGCTACGCCATGCTGATGCCGCTGGTGGCGGTGCATTACGTCGACCGGCTCGGCTTCGCCGCCGCCGCGGTGGGCGTGGCGTTAGCGGTGCGGCAGTTGACGCAACAAGGCTTGGCGCTGCTGGGCGGCCTGCTCTCGGATCGCTACGGCGCGCGGCGCATGATCTGCCTGGGCGTGCTGCTGCGCGCGCTGGGCTTCGCCAGCCTGGCGTATGCGCAAGACCTGCCCGCTCTGCTGTGGGCGATGGTGTTGTCGGCCTTGGGCGGTGCCTTGTTCGAGGCGCCCTACCAGGCCTCGATCGCGGCACTGACCACGGCCGAGACCCGGCCGCGTTATTACGCGGCCAGCAACTGGGTCGGCGGCGTGGCCACCACCCTGGGCCCGCTGCTGGGCGTGGCGCTGCTGCGCTACGACTTCCGCGTGGTGTGTCTGGTCGCGGCCGCCTGTTTCGCCGCCAACTTCGTCGTCGCCCTGGTCTGGCTGCCCAAGGTCGAGATGCCCGAGCCGGCGCCGCCGTCGCGCGGCCTGGGCCTGGTCTGGCGCGACCGCCGCTTCGTCGCACTGATCGCGCTGATGGGCCTGTACTGGTTCCTGGCCGTGCAGATCAATCTCAGTTTTCCCCTGCTCGCGCAAAAGTTGTACGGCGGCAGCGACGGGGTAGGGCTGATGTTCGCGGTCAGCGCGGTGCTGACGGTGAGCCTGCAGTACGTGCTGGTGCGCTGGCTGGAGCGGCGCTGGTCGACGGCGCAGGTGCTGGTGGCGGGCGTGGCGCTGATGTCGCTGGCCACCGGCGCGATCGGCTGGGTGTCGGACTTCGCCGGCTTCCTGGCCTGCGTGGCCGCGTTCGCGCTGGGCGCGGTGATGACCCGGCCGACCCAGCAGACCCTGATCGCCGGCATGGCCGATCCGCGCGCGCTGGGCGCGTTCCTGGGCGCCAGTTCGCTGAGCCTGGCCGTGGGCGGCGCGCTGGGCAGCGTGGCCGGCGGCTGGCTGGTGGACTTGGCCGGCGCGCGGCAGTGGCCTTGCCTGCCGTGGCTGGTTTATTGCGCGGTCGGTCTGGGGTGCGCGTTGGGATTGGCGCGGCTGTTCGGCGCGCGCGCTCAGCAGGCGCCCTCCGCGGCTGTCTGA
- a CDS encoding Rossmann-like domain-containing protein, giving the protein MSNARLVPPESVADLTAAVLRGDYGPDPAGLHAVGAFWVRQSTQFPGTDTKYRNHYLVLRVDAGFGGCCVEREQLHPDVAEELSGRNLAELLTDARVPVRVAALDAYLSLTRPHLQQREARTLWLPHGTPLQRAKARDEAIAGLLHIQPGQRVGLIGVVNPLVAAIQAHGGVCLPCDFNLARTQDGTEVARDMRPVLAQADLVIATGMTLSNGSFDEILATLRARGVPLVVYAQTGSAIVPRFLGHGVAAVSAEPFPFSQFSADPTPIHLYRAPDYDGARAAA; this is encoded by the coding sequence ATGTCCAACGCCCGCCTCGTTCCGCCCGAATCCGTCGCCGACCTCACCGCCGCCGTGTTGCGCGGCGACTACGGTCCCGATCCCGCCGGCCTGCATGCGGTGGGCGCGTTCTGGGTGCGGCAGAGCACCCAGTTTCCCGGCACCGACACCAAGTACCGCAATCACTACCTGGTGCTGCGCGTGGACGCGGGCTTCGGCGGTTGCTGCGTGGAACGCGAGCAACTGCATCCCGACGTGGCCGAGGAACTGTCCGGTCGCAACCTGGCGGAGTTGCTGACCGATGCGCGCGTGCCGGTACGCGTGGCTGCTCTGGACGCCTACCTGTCGCTGACCCGGCCGCACCTGCAGCAGCGCGAGGCGCGCACGCTGTGGCTGCCGCACGGCACCCCGCTGCAGCGTGCGAAGGCGCGCGACGAGGCCATCGCCGGGCTGCTGCATATCCAGCCCGGTCAACGCGTGGGCCTGATCGGCGTGGTCAATCCGCTGGTCGCCGCGATCCAGGCGCACGGCGGCGTGTGCCTGCCCTGCGACTTCAATCTGGCGCGCACCCAGGACGGCACCGAGGTCGCGCGCGACATGCGGCCGGTGCTGGCCCAGGCCGACCTGGTCATCGCCACCGGCATGACCCTGTCCAACGGTTCCTTCGACGAGATCCTGGCCACGCTGCGCGCGCGCGGCGTGCCCCTGGTGGTCTACGCCCAGACCGGCAGCGCGATCGTGCCGCGCTTCCTGGGCCACGGCGTGGCGGCGGTGTCGGCCGAACCGTTCCCGTTCTCGCAGTTCAGCGCCGACCCGACGCCGATCCATCTGTACCGGGCACCGGATTACGACGGCGCGCGCGCGGCGGCATGA
- a CDS encoding ATP-grasp domain-containing protein: MAHLLMIESWVGGTGRIFPPAIRRLGHRYSFVTRSRSHYADDADGAHPVVANAEQVLDFDTNDVPALIAFLRERHGQTPFDGVVTICDYYIDTVAQVAQALDLPQAYSAQVALARRKDRVRTALEQAGLPNPKFAVAESWPQAREAAARIGYPLVLKPTDLASSAFVRLVHDETELCLAFDALERFPVNFREQARVPLVLLEEFMRGEEVSVEACTFQGATTVLGITDKSVTGLPYFIEDGHMFPARLPAPLAAEIETLVRGALQAVGHDHGISHTEVKLTADGPRIVEINPRPGGNYIVELIQRVTGIDLLDAQIELALGRAPDLQRKATGIASAAIKFLVPPRAGRIAAIEGAQALAADADVARWSLVPIVGCDVGEPVDNACYLGHVVATDASGLEARAHAERALGRIALHYA; the protein is encoded by the coding sequence ATGGCGCATTTGTTGATGATCGAAAGTTGGGTCGGCGGCACTGGCCGCATTTTCCCGCCGGCCATCCGCCGGCTGGGCCATCGCTACAGCTTCGTCACCCGCAGCCGCAGCCATTACGCCGACGACGCCGACGGCGCGCATCCGGTGGTGGCCAACGCCGAGCAGGTGCTGGACTTCGATACCAACGACGTACCGGCGCTGATCGCATTCCTGCGCGAACGTCATGGTCAGACGCCATTCGACGGCGTGGTCACCATCTGCGACTACTACATCGACACCGTGGCCCAGGTGGCGCAGGCGCTGGACCTGCCGCAGGCGTATTCGGCGCAGGTGGCGCTGGCGCGACGCAAGGACCGGGTGCGCACCGCGCTCGAACAGGCGGGTCTGCCCAATCCGAAGTTCGCCGTGGCCGAGTCCTGGCCGCAGGCGCGCGAAGCCGCCGCGCGCATCGGTTACCCGCTGGTGCTCAAGCCCACCGACCTGGCCTCCAGCGCCTTCGTGCGCCTGGTCCACGACGAGACCGAGCTGTGCCTGGCCTTCGATGCGCTGGAACGGTTCCCGGTCAACTTCCGCGAGCAGGCGCGGGTGCCGCTGGTGCTGCTGGAGGAATTCATGCGCGGCGAGGAAGTCAGCGTGGAGGCCTGCACCTTCCAGGGCGCGACCACGGTGCTGGGCATCACCGACAAGAGCGTGACCGGGCTGCCGTACTTCATCGAGGACGGGCACATGTTTCCGGCGCGGCTGCCGGCGCCGCTGGCGGCGGAGATCGAAACGCTGGTGCGCGGCGCGCTGCAGGCGGTGGGCCACGACCACGGCATCAGCCACACCGAGGTCAAGCTGACCGCCGATGGCCCGCGCATCGTCGAGATCAATCCGCGCCCCGGCGGCAACTACATCGTCGAACTGATCCAGCGCGTGACCGGCATCGACCTGCTCGACGCGCAGATCGAACTGGCGCTGGGCCGCGCGCCGGATCTGCAGCGCAAAGCCACCGGCATCGCCAGCGCGGCGATCAAATTCCTGGTACCGCCGCGCGCCGGCCGCATCGCCGCGATCGAGGGCGCGCAGGCGCTGGCCGCCGATGCCGATGTGGCGCGCTGGAGCCTGGTGCCCATCGTCGGCTGCGACGTCGGCGAGCCGGTGGACAACGCCTGCTACCTGGGTCACGTGGTGGCCACCGACGCGAGCGGGCTGGAGGCGCGCGCGCATGCCGAGCGGGCCCTGGGCCGGATCGCGCTGCATTACGCCTGA